In the Candidatus Methylomirabilota bacterium genome, TCGAGCGCCGACTCGACCTCGTCGACCACCTGGCGCGAGGCAACCGGAATGCCTTCGGCGGCGAGGATGCGCGCCACCGTCCGGGCCACCGCATCGTCGGCCGCGCCGTCGCTCACCGTGAGCACCCAGGCCGAGCTCACCGGGGCACCCCGAAAAGCTGCCGCGCGCCCATCAAGAGGACGAGCGTGTAGGCGCCGGCGATCAGGTCATCCACCATGACGCCGAAGCCGCCGCGAAGAGCCTGACTCTCGCGCGCGGGAAAGGGCTTCCAGATGTCGAAGAGGCGGAAAAGGAGAAACGCCGAAACGAAGACCGCGAAGGCGCGGGGCAGGAACATCACGGAGACCATCATGCCCGCGACCTCGTCGATCACGATGAGTCCGGGGTCCTTGCGACCGGTCACGACCTCGACACGGTGAGCGGCCCAGATGCCGAGCAGGGTGACGACCGCGAGCACGGCCAGGAACCACAGACGCGTGAACGGGATGAACCAGAGGGCGACGGCGGCCACCAGGCTGCCCGCCGTGCCGGGCGCCACGGGAGAGTACCCGGCCCCCCCGCCGCTGGCTATCGCGAAGGCCAGGCGGTCGGACAGGCGTATCGCCTATTCTCCGACGAGCTCGTAGCCGTCCACTTCGACGATGCGGACATCAGCAAAGTGTCCGGGGTTGAGGTGAGGACCACGCAGATAGACGACGCCGTCGATCTCCGGAGCCTGTCCGGCCGTGCGTCCCTCGAAGGGGAAGGCGGGATCGGCGCTCGGACCGTCCACGAGCACCGTCTGCCGGGTGCCGTAGAGCGCCTTCTGGCGCGGCCAGGCCAGCCTGTCCTGGAGCTCCTGCACCTGCTGGGCGCGCTCCGCCATGACCTCCGGCGCGATCTGATCGGGCATGCCGGCCGCCGGCGTCCCCTCCTCCACCGAGTAGGTGAAGACGCCCAGGCGATCGAAAGCCGCGTCCTCCACGAAGGCGAGGAGATTGTCGAAGGCGCCCTCCGTCTCGCCCGGAAAACCCACGAGCACGGTGGTGCGGATCGTGATTCCCGGAATGGCCGCCCGGAACTGGCCGAGGATCTCCTTCATGCGGCGCGCGGTCACGGCGCGGCGCATGACGCGCAGAATGCCGTCATCGCCGTGCTGCACCGGCATGTCGAGGTACGAGACGACGCGCGCGCGCCGCCATTTGTCCACCAGGCGATCGTTCACGTGCGCGGGGTGGAGGTACATGGGCCGGATCCACGGCATGCGCGTATCGGAGAGCGCCAGCAGCAGGTCGCCGATGTCGCCGTTACCGGGAATCTCGCGGCCGTAGGCGAGCGTGTCCTGGGAGACGAGGATGGCCTCCTGGATACCCTGGCGCGCCAGTCCCTCGACCTCGGCGACGATGTCCTCGAGGGGGCGGCTCCTGTGCGCTCCGCGGAACTGAGGGATGGCGCAGAATGTACAGCCCATGTCGCAGCCCTCGGCGATCTTGACATACGCGTAGGGCACGCGACCCGTGAGCAGCCGCGGCGTCCGAGCGTCGTAGAGATAGCCGGGCGGCGCGCTCGTCACCCAGTCTTGTCTCCCTTCCGCCTGATTCACGAGCTCCACGATCCGATGCAAATCGGAGGTGCCGAGGATGGCATTGACCTCGGGAATCTCGGTCAGGATCTCGCCGCCGTAGCGCTGAGTCAGACAGCCGGTGACGATGAGAGCTCGTGCTCGTCCTGCTTCCTTGACGCGCGCGAGCTCCAGGATGGTATTGACCGACTCCTCTCGCGCCCGGTCGATGAAGGCACAGGTGTTCACGATGAGGCACTCGGCGGATCCCGCGACGTCCGTGAGCTCATGGCCGGCCTGGGTCAGCATGCCCTGCATGAGCTCGGAGTCGACCTGGTTCTTCGGGCAGCCGAGGGTGGTGAAATGGACTTTCATGGCGAGAGCTTATGATCCCATAGGCTTGTCGGGCAAGCAAACTGCGCGATCGGAACAAACCTGTTGCTGACAAGTGAAATGTCCCTTGGTTTTGACAAGTGATCTGTCCGCTTGGTCATGCGGGCTGGAGACGTCGGGAGGGGCGGGGGCGCCTGCGGGAGAGGGCGGCCGGGGGGATAGCAGGGGTCGGGCGGGGGCGCGATCGTTGATCCTGAGCCAAATGCACGCGCGCGTTTTGGGGCCGCTCCGCCTGCGGCCGGCCCTGGCCGTCATAGCGGCCGAAACAGCGGGCCCCGTGCCACACTGAGACCACGCCGTGGACGTCGCGCCGCACGGTCACGCGCAGGCCCGCACAGGTGGGGCGGCCGGGCTGCTTGGCCAGTTGCAGGGGGACGTCGTCGAGGGTAACGACGTTGTCTTTGCCCACGGTGCGCTCCTCCTGCTCGCACAGGATGGCGTCCAGATCCACGCCGTGCAGCGGCACGAAGGCGCTCGTGGAATCCGCGGGCGGCCGCGCGAACTCGTCGTGGTAGTCGGGGACGAAGCGCTCGATCAGGTAGGCATTGGCGGCGGCGAGGGTCGTGATCCCGGCGAGGGCGAGCTCGTTGACGAGGCGCCCCTGCACGGTGCGGTTGAGGCGCTCGCTACGGCCGCGGGCCTGCGGGGAATAGGCGCCGATATGCTCGATGCCGAGGCGGTCGAGGGCGCGGCCGACCTGGGTGCGGTGGGTGCGATCGACGGGGCCGCCGGCCTTGGGAGTGTAAAAGGCCCAGCGGGCGCGGTCGGTATACAGCGCGATGGGCAAGCCCCAGGTGGTGAAGACCGCATGCAAGGCGGTGAACACGGCCGCCGTGGTCTCGCCGGGCCAGAGCTGGGCGTAGAGCAGGCGCGTGGTCGCATCGTCGACGACGCTGAGGAGGATCTGGCGCTCGTCAGGGCAATGCCGCAGCCAGCCATGGGGGCTGCCATCGAGGTGCAGGAGCTCGCCAAAGCAGGCGCGGGGCTCGCGGCGGCGCCGGTGCCGGCCCC is a window encoding:
- a CDS encoding phosphatidylglycerophosphatase A encodes the protein MRLSDRLAFAIASGGGAGYSPVAPGTAGSLVAAVALWFIPFTRLWFLAVLAVVTLLGIWAAHRVEVVTGRKDPGLIVIDEVAGMMVSVMFLPRAFAVFVSAFLLFRLFDIWKPFPARESQALRGGFGVMVDDLIAGAYTLVLLMGARQLFGVPR
- the rimO gene encoding 30S ribosomal protein S12 methylthiotransferase RimO, which produces MKVHFTTLGCPKNQVDSELMQGMLTQAGHELTDVAGSAECLIVNTCAFIDRAREESVNTILELARVKEAGRARALIVTGCLTQRYGGEILTEIPEVNAILGTSDLHRIVELVNQAEGRQDWVTSAPPGYLYDARTPRLLTGRVPYAYVKIAEGCDMGCTFCAIPQFRGAHRSRPLEDIVAEVEGLARQGIQEAILVSQDTLAYGREIPGNGDIGDLLLALSDTRMPWIRPMYLHPAHVNDRLVDKWRRARVVSYLDMPVQHGDDGILRVMRRAVTARRMKEILGQFRAAIPGITIRTTVLVGFPGETEGAFDNLLAFVEDAAFDRLGVFTYSVEEGTPAAGMPDQIAPEVMAERAQQVQELQDRLAWPRQKALYGTRQTVLVDGPSADPAFPFEGRTAGQAPEIDGVVYLRGPHLNPGHFADVRIVEVDGYELVGE
- a CDS encoding ISNCY family transposase — encoded protein: RAMKIQQVIVRALSGAITWLQAADILGLDPRSMRRWRARYEAGGPVALYDRRRVRPSRRQAPAPEVQRILRLYRERFAGWNVRHFYRFARRELAVTLSYSFIKLALQEAGLVRKRRARGRHRRRREPRACFGELLHLDGSPHGWLRHCPDERQILLSVVDDATTRLLYAQLWPGETTAAVFTALHAVFTTWGLPIALYTDRARWAFYTPKAGGPVDRTHRTQVGRALDRLGIEHIGAYSPQARGRSERLNRTVQGRLVNELALAGITTLAAANAYLIERFVPDYHDEFARPPADSTSAFVPLHGVDLDAILCEQEERTVGKDNVVTLDDVPLQLAKQPGRPTCAGLRVTVRRDVHGVVSVWHGARCFGRYDGQGRPQAERPQNARVHLAQDQRSRPRPTPAIPPAALSRRRPRPSRRLQPA